The proteins below come from a single Triticum aestivum cultivar Chinese Spring chromosome 5D, IWGSC CS RefSeq v2.1, whole genome shotgun sequence genomic window:
- the LOC123119896 gene encoding uncharacterized protein codes for MGQCGCFGAAQKEQRAEADRLEAQEARARAAEAAQKRQQEYEKSAAGRAARAQIKAMKEAKTSSNQGEPVLKWQMG; via the exons ATGGGGCAGTGCGGATGCTTCGGGGCGGCGCAGAAGGAGCAGCGGGCGGAGGCCGACCGCCTCGAGGCGCAGGAGGCCCGCGCAAGGGCCGCCGAGGCCGCCCAGAAGAG GCAGCAGGAATATGAAAAGTCAGCTGCTGGACGAGCAGCACGAGCACAGATTAAAGCTATGAAGGAGGCCAAGACATCATCAAACCAAGGAGAGCCGGTTCTGAAG TGGCAGATGGGGTAA